From Desulfovibrio sp., a single genomic window includes:
- the nrfB gene encoding phage adsorption protein NrfB, with protein sequence MWDFDLIAPFALLGLKLVLIALSIVFFLSGIDELFFDFVYLVRLVYRRLFILPKFEPLTEQKLLSVPEKLIAVMIPCWDESAVIRKMLTNTIRSVNYSNYYIFVGTYPNDQATQREVEIARESFDNVQRIVCPKDGPTNKADCLNWVYEGIKVFEKDNNLTFEIFVMNDSEDIVHPLYLKLFNYLIPAKDMVQLPVFPLPGVWWNLTRGHYLDEFAENHCKDMTVREVLSKSVPSAGVGSAYSRRALDTLAAESNNQLFNINSLTEDYDFGMRLGKHGFKQIFVRHAILRKVKKRGIFGRPREGIRREYVVIQEFFPGTLSTAIRQKSRWVIGIALQGWASIGWQGNFWTRYMLARDRKSLLTNQVNMLGNMLVPIIGGFWLYRALDPEGYRYPPLVDTDSPLWIMLYINMFFLLWRMLWRGLYTTRIYGPWQGLLSVPRLFWGNLINFCATMRALRMYARYLVTGKIIAWDKTAHVYPSEEEMRAYRRRLGDLLLDKRYITVHQLDEALEQQKKTGRALGDVLLSLGLIKEDDLVQTLGTQFRLSTSQIDPYAVPLNVLGLIPKEIAQRNDIFPLGLDTAGALRVAVLSPLGSADRSRLEEALGRPLEMVLTSKSNMAFALQRGYERLQVEDVPASCHLGERLLQESVITSEQLDSALREQRGSYSRLGDILVMEGLLPFKRLQQAISDFFQSGSPTGRFGNFLVENSYITQSQLDHALRIQTAKVRLLGDILEGMGVKNASIKDALAKKCEQV encoded by the coding sequence ATGTGGGATTTTGATCTGATTGCTCCGTTCGCCCTGCTGGGGCTCAAGCTCGTGCTCATCGCCCTGAGCATCGTCTTCTTCCTGAGCGGCATAGACGAACTCTTCTTCGATTTCGTCTACCTGGTGCGCTTAGTGTACCGCAGATTGTTCATTTTGCCCAAGTTCGAGCCGCTGACTGAGCAAAAGCTGCTGTCCGTGCCCGAAAAGCTGATAGCTGTCATGATTCCATGCTGGGACGAGTCCGCAGTGATCCGCAAGATGCTCACCAACACCATTCGGAGCGTAAACTACTCGAACTACTATATCTTTGTGGGAACCTATCCCAACGACCAGGCCACCCAGCGCGAGGTGGAGATCGCCCGCGAGAGTTTCGACAATGTCCAGCGAATCGTCTGCCCAAAGGACGGCCCCACCAACAAGGCCGATTGCCTCAACTGGGTCTACGAGGGCATCAAGGTTTTCGAGAAGGACAACAACCTCACGTTCGAAATCTTCGTGATGAACGACTCCGAGGACATCGTCCATCCGCTCTACCTCAAGCTCTTCAACTACCTGATTCCGGCCAAGGACATGGTGCAGTTGCCCGTGTTTCCATTGCCTGGGGTGTGGTGGAACCTCACGCGCGGGCATTACCTGGACGAGTTCGCCGAGAACCACTGCAAGGACATGACCGTTCGCGAAGTGCTGAGCAAGAGCGTACCCTCGGCCGGGGTGGGCAGCGCCTACAGCCGGCGCGCGCTGGATACTCTGGCCGCGGAATCCAACAACCAGCTCTTCAACATCAATTCCCTCACCGAGGACTACGATTTCGGCATGCGCCTTGGAAAACACGGCTTCAAGCAGATTTTCGTACGCCACGCCATCCTGCGCAAGGTCAAGAAACGCGGGATATTCGGCCGCCCCCGGGAGGGGATTCGCCGCGAGTACGTGGTCATCCAGGAGTTCTTCCCCGGCACCTTGAGCACGGCCATCCGGCAGAAATCCAGATGGGTCATCGGCATCGCGCTCCAGGGCTGGGCATCCATCGGGTGGCAAGGCAACTTCTGGACACGCTACATGCTCGCGCGCGACCGAAAGTCCCTCCTGACCAACCAGGTGAACATGCTGGGCAACATGCTCGTGCCCATCATCGGGGGGTTCTGGCTCTACAGGGCGCTCGACCCGGAGGGATACAGGTATCCGCCCCTGGTGGACACGGATTCGCCTCTCTGGATTATGCTGTACATCAACATGTTCTTCCTTCTCTGGCGCATGTTGTGGCGTGGCCTGTACACCACGCGCATCTACGGCCCGTGGCAGGGGCTTCTGTCTGTTCCACGCCTTTTCTGGGGGAACTTGATCAACTTCTGCGCCACAATGCGCGCACTGCGCATGTATGCCCGCTACCTGGTCACCGGCAAGATCATCGCCTGGGACAAGACGGCCCACGTTTACCCCTCCGAAGAAGAAATGCGTGCCTATCGCCGCCGCCTGGGCGACCTGCTGCTGGACAAACGTTACATTACGGTCCACCAGTTGGATGAGGCCCTGGAACAACAGAAAAAGACCGGCCGCGCCCTGGGCGATGTGCTGCTCTCCCTGGGGCTCATAAAGGAGGACGACCTGGTGCAGACCCTGGGAACGCAGTTCCGCCTGAGCACTTCCCAGATCGACCCCTATGCCGTTCCTCTGAATGTGCTGGGCCTTATCCCCAAGGAAATAGCCCAGAGAAACGACATCTTCCCCCTAGGGCTGGATACCGCCGGGGCGTTGCGGGTCGCCGTGCTGAGCCCCCTGGGAAGCGCGGATCGCAGCCGCCTGGAAGAGGCCCTGGGGCGTCCTCTGGAGATGGTTCTCACATCCAAGAGCAATATGGCCTTTGCCCTGCAACGCGGGTATGAACGGCTGCAGGTCGAGGATGTCCCCGCGTCCTGCCACCTGGGGGAACGCCTGCTGCAAGAAAGCGTGATCACCTCGGAACAGTTGGACAGCGCCCTCAGAGAACAACGAGGGAGCTATTCGCGTCTGGGAGACATACTTGTCATGGAAGGGCTCTTGCCGTTCAAGCGGCTCCAGCAAGCCATATCGGACTTTTTCCAGAGTGGAAGCCCCACTGGCCGTTTCGGCAATTTTCTCGTAGAGAATTCCTACATCACGCAAAGCCAACTGGACCATGCGTTACGAATCCAGACGGCCAAAGTACGCCTCCTGGGTGACATCCTGGAGGGCATGGGTGTGAAGAACGCGTCCATCAAGGACGCTCTCGCTAAAAAGTGCGAACAGGTCTAG
- a CDS encoding tetratricopeptide repeat protein: MALLALATAFMFFVLHVPVAEAQTLPDSVVLEGNWFTRELTRLRSFPHLDKAYRLLSQGRRTDAVAEFAQYLEIVPTDFKVQELFVNLLADEGRIDEALGRADAILKDHPGLAKLRLVRANLLSRLNRDTPAAADYELLLQDPALDQESARQALAGLAAIRLRQKRYAQALELLDAMKSGADSPVAMLLRSQALLGLGRAPEALILLERVLAGAQTPKDKTDALAVLAQGLTDMGDLDGARERLLESLRILPDTPATLRALADNAMRRKEPGQAVEYARKAQSLETTPAARELFANALIQAGRPGEAAQIFAELASSAKGPAERERQLIRQANALSLAGDDAAATEIFAQAAGGDKPVSALEGLASSLERLGRFQEAALAQRKALEASPTAQRLLRLAGLTDKAGNPGEAARILERALAGELTDEARVAASEEMGFLLDKAGKHREALEAWRTALSRRPGDAALLSRMAALSQRLGDIQGAVRYAQAARDAKPDLETTSSLAVLLALTGQTGKAADLLRQALPLAAGDTQKEADLLERLGTLEAMTGRHERAAHSFVLSYDKMPTGRAELLARAAGELLDAGRDEEARPILERLLRLPGLPLAVRAQGLARSGMLALRQGDMTLAGQTLNQALATGALPKAMRLDVLVSLATIAQRGAEPAKAVELFEQAMREGMEPWRARFAMGLALFQAKRYAQALEQFQMVKGEKPGPRVSLAMARSYEALDKPGLAIHNMREVFPKQAGLSEEEKREYYFALGNLYARTGDNNQAAEAYRQSLAVREDPAVMLRLARMERLNGNPQEALRLLRLVQAQAMPGLDLAGVRTEQVSFVEAGLNRPASAKKMGSGSPVPSAQAAPPTGPGITQASPDGQPAPALQTGRRPPAAAPPDQPSQAPDSSRAVSVVLVADDASGTMVLFKGVGSDVRPAVFALESPNRLVLDLPGKWRMQDKAVLSGPGGRVQGVRSGLHPDKLRVVLDLAGRPGDQKVENTPEGLLVRFGR, translated from the coding sequence ATGGCCCTCCTGGCGCTTGCCACCGCGTTCATGTTCTTCGTTCTCCATGTGCCGGTTGCCGAGGCCCAGACTTTACCGGACTCGGTGGTGCTGGAGGGTAACTGGTTCACGCGAGAGCTCACCCGTCTGCGCTCATTCCCGCACCTGGACAAGGCCTACCGTCTGCTCTCCCAGGGGCGCCGTACCGATGCCGTTGCCGAATTCGCTCAATACCTGGAGATAGTCCCCACCGATTTCAAGGTGCAGGAACTCTTCGTCAACCTCTTGGCCGACGAGGGCCGCATCGACGAGGCCCTGGGCCGTGCCGACGCCATCCTCAAGGATCATCCGGGCTTGGCCAAGCTCCGTCTCGTGCGGGCCAACCTTCTTTCCCGCCTGAACCGCGACACCCCGGCGGCAGCGGATTACGAACTCTTGCTTCAAGACCCGGCCCTGGACCAGGAATCCGCACGCCAGGCCTTGGCCGGGCTGGCCGCCATACGGCTGCGCCAGAAGCGGTATGCACAGGCCCTGGAACTCTTAGACGCGATGAAGAGCGGGGCGGACTCCCCCGTGGCGATGCTGTTGCGTTCGCAGGCGCTCCTGGGGCTTGGCCGTGCTCCTGAAGCGTTGATTCTGCTGGAACGAGTCCTGGCCGGCGCCCAAACGCCCAAAGACAAGACGGACGCGCTGGCCGTTCTGGCTCAAGGGCTCACCGATATGGGCGATCTGGACGGGGCCAGGGAGCGTCTGCTGGAGAGCCTTCGGATACTGCCGGATACTCCCGCGACTCTTCGCGCCTTGGCTGATAACGCAATGCGACGCAAGGAGCCCGGCCAGGCAGTGGAATATGCGCGTAAGGCACAATCCCTTGAAACCACACCCGCCGCTCGTGAACTCTTTGCCAACGCCCTGATCCAGGCGGGCAGGCCGGGCGAGGCGGCGCAAATCTTTGCGGAACTGGCCTCCTCGGCCAAGGGCCCGGCTGAACGCGAACGCCAGCTCATTCGACAGGCCAACGCCCTCTCCCTGGCCGGAGACGATGCGGCCGCCACGGAAATCTTCGCGCAGGCGGCAGGGGGGGACAAACCCGTGTCCGCCCTGGAAGGACTCGCCTCCAGCCTGGAGCGTCTGGGCCGTTTTCAGGAGGCGGCCCTGGCCCAACGCAAGGCCCTGGAGGCTTCCCCTACGGCCCAGCGTCTGCTCAGACTGGCCGGGCTCACGGACAAGGCCGGCAACCCCGGCGAGGCGGCCAGGATACTGGAGCGCGCCCTGGCCGGAGAATTGACGGACGAGGCGCGGGTAGCCGCTTCGGAGGAAATGGGTTTTCTGCTCGACAAGGCCGGGAAGCACCGGGAGGCCCTGGAGGCGTGGCGGACGGCCCTGTCCAGGCGGCCGGGCGACGCGGCACTGCTTTCCCGTATGGCCGCCCTGAGCCAGCGCTTGGGCGACATCCAGGGCGCGGTCCGCTACGCCCAGGCAGCCCGCGACGCCAAGCCCGACCTGGAGACCACGTCCTCATTGGCAGTGCTCCTGGCCCTCACTGGGCAGACAGGAAAGGCTGCCGACCTTTTGCGTCAGGCACTGCCCCTGGCCGCCGGGGACACCCAGAAGGAAGCCGATTTGCTGGAGCGTTTGGGCACGCTAGAGGCCATGACCGGCCGCCACGAGCGGGCCGCGCACTCTTTCGTCCTCTCCTACGACAAGATGCCTACGGGCCGGGCTGAGCTGCTTGCCAGAGCGGCAGGCGAGCTGCTCGACGCGGGCCGCGATGAAGAAGCCCGCCCCATACTGGAGCGCCTGCTCCGGTTGCCGGGGCTGCCACTGGCGGTGCGCGCCCAAGGCTTGGCACGATCCGGGATGCTGGCCCTGCGCCAGGGCGACATGACCCTGGCCGGGCAGACACTGAATCAGGCGCTGGCCACGGGCGCATTGCCCAAGGCCATGCGCCTTGATGTTTTGGTGTCCCTGGCCACCATAGCCCAGCGCGGCGCAGAGCCTGCCAAGGCCGTGGAACTCTTCGAGCAGGCCATGCGTGAAGGCATGGAGCCATGGCGTGCGCGGTTCGCCATGGGCTTGGCCCTTTTCCAAGCCAAACGCTACGCCCAGGCCCTGGAACAGTTCCAGATGGTGAAGGGGGAGAAGCCCGGGCCACGAGTCTCGCTGGCCATGGCCCGCTCCTATGAGGCGCTCGACAAGCCGGGCCTGGCCATCCACAACATGAGGGAAGTGTTTCCCAAACAGGCTGGACTTTCCGAAGAAGAAAAGCGTGAATACTATTTCGCCCTGGGGAACCTCTATGCCCGGACCGGCGACAACAACCAGGCCGCCGAGGCCTACCGTCAGAGTCTTGCTGTTCGGGAGGACCCGGCGGTGATGCTCCGCCTGGCACGCATGGAACGCTTAAATGGCAACCCACAGGAGGCCTTGCGGCTTTTACGGCTTGTTCAGGCCCAGGCAATGCCCGGCTTGGACTTGGCTGGTGTACGGACCGAACAAGTGTCCTTTGTTGAGGCCGGATTGAACCGGCCTGCTTCAGCCAAGAAAATGGGCTCAGGCTCGCCCGTGCCTTCGGCGCAGGCAGCACCGCCCACCGGACCAGGAATCACGCAGGCATCGCCTGACGGGCAGCCTGCCCCCGCTCTCCAGACCGGGCGCCGCCCACCAGCCGCGGCTCCCCCGGATCAGCCATCCCAGGCGCCGGACTCCTCCAGGGCAGTGTCCGTGGTGCTCGTGGCGGACGACGCCTCGGGGACCATGGTGCTCTTCAAGGGCGTCGGTTCTGATGTCCGGCCGGCCGTCTTCGCCCTTGAATCCCCGAACCGCCTAGTTCTTGATCTTCCAGGCAAGTGGCGCATGCAGGACAAGGCAGTGTTGTCCGGTCCGGGCGGCCGCGTCCAGGGTGTCCGCTCGGGCCTCCACCCGGACAAGCTGCGTGTGGTGCTGGACCTTGCGGGCAGACCGGGCGATCAAAAAGTGGAGAACACCCCAGAGGGACTTCTGGTGAGGTTCGGCCGATGA
- a CDS encoding tetratricopeptide repeat protein, translated as MKNGRRPAWRAFVRAFLLALVWIAAPLAIAPRALAQDAQAQPPASLSRSDQLLFLDELSKTLMELKEPEQAEAALQASLAIEPTPESLSQLAKFYQAMGRNDLAVENYSKALAIREDPQDLADMGYCLLAQGKRQKAVAAWDRALALEPERLRLWEDAGYAYMVLCKNGTAMERFKSAIDNQPLYPARTEEEAKAVRETVHRLRKEVSKLDTSFSLTGYMTYYTSRAGASDTPGGQGGIYQPSASGLEMAWTPPVIGMRDDRILQLVGRINWTLERKSFNFDPDSTQAAVGFRYKPLKSQNIFLGAERLIKIGKNAEDNWLLRAMGSWTNGYDLDPERSNWNFSYLYLEADRYLDSPSRFLFNGEVRQGWTFKVGRNAMITPHLVANARIWTPDDNRLSLWEGGAGISFKYLFNETRYTTPRSYLEILAQYKAGRLYNRTSEQNVDGAYLTTIVHY; from the coding sequence ATGAAAAATGGTCGTCGCCCCGCCTGGCGGGCCTTTGTTAGGGCGTTCCTGCTGGCCCTGGTCTGGATCGCAGCACCGCTGGCCATTGCTCCCCGCGCCTTGGCCCAGGATGCCCAGGCCCAGCCCCCCGCATCGCTTAGCCGTAGCGACCAGCTGCTCTTCCTGGACGAGCTCTCAAAAACTCTCATGGAGCTCAAGGAGCCGGAACAGGCCGAGGCAGCCTTGCAAGCATCGCTTGCCATCGAGCCCACGCCGGAGAGCCTCTCGCAGCTGGCCAAGTTCTACCAGGCGATGGGGCGCAACGACCTGGCCGTGGAAAACTATTCCAAGGCCCTGGCCATCCGCGAGGATCCCCAGGATCTGGCGGACATGGGCTACTGCCTGCTGGCCCAGGGCAAGCGCCAAAAGGCGGTTGCCGCCTGGGACCGCGCCTTGGCTCTGGAACCGGAACGCCTTCGTCTCTGGGAGGATGCCGGCTACGCGTACATGGTGCTGTGCAAGAACGGCACGGCCATGGAGCGCTTCAAGTCCGCCATCGACAACCAGCCCCTCTACCCGGCCCGCACCGAGGAGGAAGCCAAGGCCGTGCGCGAGACCGTCCATCGCCTGCGCAAGGAAGTCTCAAAGCTGGACACGAGCTTCTCCCTCACCGGCTACATGACCTACTACACCAGCCGCGCCGGAGCTTCCGACACTCCCGGGGGCCAGGGCGGCATCTACCAGCCCTCGGCAAGCGGCCTGGAGATGGCCTGGACGCCCCCCGTGATCGGCATGCGCGACGACCGCATCCTGCAACTGGTTGGGCGCATCAACTGGACTCTTGAGCGCAAAAGCTTCAACTTCGACCCCGATTCGACCCAGGCTGCCGTGGGCTTTCGCTACAAGCCACTGAAAAGCCAGAATATCTTCTTAGGTGCCGAGCGGTTGATCAAGATCGGCAAGAATGCCGAGGACAACTGGCTCCTGCGTGCCATGGGCTCCTGGACCAACGGGTACGACCTGGACCCAGAACGTTCCAACTGGAACTTCAGCTACCTCTATCTGGAAGCTGACCGCTACCTGGACAGCCCCAGCCGCTTCCTCTTCAACGGCGAGGTGCGCCAGGGGTGGACCTTCAAGGTGGGGCGCAATGCCATGATCACTCCCCATCTGGTGGCCAACGCCCGGATATGGACACCGGATGACAACCGGCTTTCACTCTGGGAGGGGGGCGCTGGGATCTCGTTCAAATACCTTTTCAACGAGACCCGGTACACAACGCCGCGCTCCTACCTGGAGATACTGGCCCAGTACAAGGCCGGCCGGCTCTACAACAGGACGTCGGAACAGAACGTCGACGGCGCGTACCTGACCACCATCGTGCACTACTGA